Part of the Candidatus Jidaibacter acanthamoeba genome is shown below.
TAAAATGGAAAACCAAAGATGCTATGGGTTATCATAGTTATAAAACAGCTTATAATACCATTCGAGGGATTGAGACAATCAATATGTTATTCAAGGGGCAGCTTTATCACTTACTTAAGAGCTCTGCTATAAATATTAAATACTTTGTTGAAAGGCAATTTAACTTACCTACCCCTGCTTATATTTTCTAAAAAACCTCATAAAATTTTATAACTTCTTCCTTCAATTTTATTCTTTGCAACACAACCGAATTTGTTACTTTTTCTAATGCCTCAGAAAAATCTCTAAAGTATGTTCCTATACCTTTAAATCTGTGCCAATATTTATCTTTTATAGCTTCTATTCTTTGATCATTATCTTCTTTCCATCTTCTATAGTTAACAGGAGGTTCTTTACTTTCACTGTATTGTACCTTCGCACTTATACTTAAATTAGTAAGAAATTTAGTAATATCTCTTACCAGTTCTGATTCTCTTGTACTATTAGTAGCAAGTAATAGTCTTTCGCCATCAAAGCAAGCAGCACCACATACCTCAGTTCCTTGTATTAACCACCCAATAGAATCTAACCTTCTACTTTTCGAAGGAATATAATTTATATTTATATCTCTTTCTCTGCCCTGCATATTTATACACTTCTCATTTCGGTTTGGTACTTTCTAAGACAAGATAGCTAAAGAGATAAGAGATGAGTTATAGTAACTCTATTTCCTTTTAACCATATAAGAAAGAAAGCTGCTTTTAAACACATTATAAAGCAAAAAATTTAATTATGGAAGAAACTTTAGTTAACATGCTTTATTAGTTTAAACTAATTTAGAATTATTATTAAAATATTATTAATACCTTGTTAAATTAGCTAAGAATTAAAATGCCGCTCAAGTTTATTATTCACTCACATATGTAATATAGATATGCCTCTCAAGTAGTATTTTTAAAGCTTGCAATTTATTGGTGGTAAATATCTTGCGTTTTTCTCACTTATTCTCTCCTTCTTTAGTACACAGTTAGTACACGAAACAAGAAGTAGTCAGAAAATTATAACTGTCATAATCAATTAAGTTATAAATTACAATTGCTTAGGTATAAGGGTTTTAATAACTTGGTATGATTTAAATCCGATTCGTAATCAGTAGATCGGAGGTTCAAATCCTCTCTTCGGCGCCGGGTGAGTTAAGGTGTTTTGTATTTTTATTAAAATACTTTTTTAGAGTTTAAACAAACTACTTGCTTTTTACATCATTATTTCTTTTATAACAAAGGTTTAAATTTTGCTCAATAACCTTTGATTCAACATTTGAACAGCCAAGGAGAGAATGAAATAAATAATCGTGGGATACTTTATTTTGAGACTTTATAGCTTTAAAAGCATTGCTGTTCTTTTTAATATATTTATTTGAACCCCAAGCAAACATCGCTATATCATATTGTTCTTTAAGATCATCTTTTCCTTCATAAGCATTACCGAAATAATGTTTTTCAAAGAGCGAAAATCCATGATCCGAGGCATACATTAAGAAAGCATTTTTATTTTCAAATCTTTCTATAATTTTGCTTAATACCCAATCCGAATAAAAAATTGTATTATGGTAAGAATTTAAAAGCTGCTCGTGAGCACAACTCGCTGGGGATGATGACTCACAAGTCGGAGTAAAATTTTTAAATTTCTCCGGATACCTTTCGTCAAAATTCCAATGGCTCCCAATCATATGAAGAACAATAAATAAATTATCAGCTTGGTTCTTTTGTAAAAATTTATCCAGGTATAATAGCAAATATTCATCATATAAATTGCTCTGTCCCAAGTCTTTTCTAATTTCTGTTTTGGTAATAATTTCATCTGCCTCCATAATTATAGGTCCATAGGTATAATCAAGATTAGTAAAAGCACCTTGAGCACCAATCCAGGCTGTTTTAAACCCTAATGACTTAAACACGGATATAATACTTTTTTCAGATATTGCCTGTTCCCAATCACCGGACTTAGCACGAGTTAACATATAAGGAAGCGCTACTCTCGTGGATGAAGCGCTGGAGGTAGCATCTTTAAAACTTTTTAAATTTTTTATTTTAGAAAGTTGCGGGGCATTGAGATAATTAGTTTTTCCATTTAAGTAAAACATATCTCCACGCATTGCTTCCCCGATTACTAGCACTATAACTTTGGGTTCGCTGCCGTCATTTTGAAATTGAAAGGTAAAATTTTTAGTAAGGTCAACTTTCTCTGCTTTCTGCTTATTAAATACGCCGTATTTTCTCATATAAAGATCTGTATTATAAAATACATTAAACGGCATATAGCTTTGGGGCACTATTCGATTAATATATAACTTATGCTTCTTATAATCAAAATAAGTAGCTACTAAATATGAAGCAATTATAGTTGCTATTAAAGCCAAATGATAGGGTTTCTTAAATCTAAACTTTTTAGAAAAAATAATAAATAAGCTTAAGGCTAAGCTTATAAAGATAAACAATACTAATTTAAAACTTAGATACTCCAGGGTTAAATCCAGCTCTACAGAAATGATATCCTGTAATACTCCGATATCAAAAACTTTGCCGAAATTATATATATAATAATTTGAAGCTCCGCCGAAGCAAAAGAATAATAGTATCAGAATTATATATAAATAACGTAACAGGCTAATTAATGAAAACAATATGTAAGTGAAAAATAGTGCTATACTGAATTCTGTAAGTGCAATACCAATCACTTCATGTCTATCATGAAAACCGGCACTTAAAGCCATCCTATTAAATACAATTGGTAGATGAAATAATATACTATAAATAACAGAAGCAATTAATGAATTGCTATTATTAAACGCAAAAATTTTCTTAGAAAACATCTAGTTTTTAATATTTAATTTTATAATTTCTTATATAGCAGCAAGGAACAATGTTAGCTAGGAGAAATACTAGGGGAGCTTTGGTATAAAGTGGCTTTTGGTTTTACCTAAATATAAGAGTATTTTTATACTAATTTATCTGATCACATAATAACGTGTATTGTATACTCTCCTATTTCTTTTATTGTTATATTAAGCAAACAATAGTTAGCAACTATTTGCAGTTATAGATGGTTTTATATAGCTATAAAAAATCAGATAATATACAATATCTGGTGTTAGCCCTTCAGTTCCTGTATTTAAGCAATATCGTGAACAAAATATATTTCACCAAAGCTTTTTAAATACTCTATATCAAACTGTTCTGGGCTACCATATATTTCAGCAACCTTAGCTCCTTTCTCAGTCAATACAAAGTAATGATCATTGATAGAACCTTGTTTTAAAAAATTTTCTTGAAGTAATCGTGCTGTATCTCTTATATTTGCTGGATTTGCTGATACGGGTTGATACCATGCTTTATTTTGATCAATAGTACATTCATGCTCAATACGTATACTTTCTTGTTTATCAAGATATTCTGCATATAAGTACCCAGGGTGTCCATACATCTCAGCAACCACATGGTCTAGTCCATTTTTTGCTATAAAGTAGTTCTTCTCACAAACTGCAGCATTTGCATAAACAATGCCTTTGTGATCTGAAAACTTAAAAGTTGCCCCAAACTCATAAGTATGTTTTTGATTTGCATTTGGTAGCCCTTTATGAGTGGTAACAACGTTATTAGAGGTTACATCATGAATAAAATATATTTCACCAAAGCTTTTTAAATACTCTATATCAAACCGTTCTGGGCTACCATATATTTCAGCAACCTTAGCTCCTTTCTCAGTCAATACAAAGTAGTGATCCTTAATAGAGCCTTTTTCTAAGTAATTTTCTTGAAGTAGTTGTACTGTATCTCTTATAGTAGCCGAGTTTGCAGGTATGGGTTGATACCATGCTTTATTTTGATCAATAGTACATTCATGCTCAATACGTATAATTTCTTTCTTATCAAAGTGCTCTGCATATAAGTACCCAGGATGTCCATACATCTCAGTAACCATGTTACATGATTCATCCTTTGCTATAAAATAGTTTTCTTTACAAATAGCAGCATTTGCATAAAGAGTGCCTTTATGATCTGAAAACTTATAAGCCGATCCAAATTCATAAAAGAACTTATGATTATAATTTGTCAATCCTTTAACAAAATTGGAACCGCAGTTTAATACTTTTTTAGTACCATTATTGGAAGTAAATTGAGTATCAAATTCAGGATTGCTATAGTTAGAATGATTGCTTTTCTGTTGACCATGGGGTTGGGATGTTTTAAGTGTATGTAATACTGTTAGTATTTCGGGAGCAGCTTTTATAAGG
Proteins encoded:
- a CDS encoding phosphoethanolamine transferase; translation: MALSAGFHDRHEVIGIALTEFSIALFFTYILFSLISLLRYLYIILILLFFCFGGASNYYIYNFGKVFDIGVLQDIISVELDLTLEYLSFKLVLFIFISLALSLFIIFSKKFRFKKPYHLALIATIIASYLVATYFDYKKHKLYINRIVPQSYMPFNVFYNTDLYMRKYGVFNKQKAEKVDLTKNFTFQFQNDGSEPKVIVLVIGEAMRGDMFYLNGKTNYLNAPQLSKIKNLKSFKDATSSASSTRVALPYMLTRAKSGDWEQAISEKSIISVFKSLGFKTAWIGAQGAFTNLDYTYGPIIMEADEIITKTEIRKDLGQSNLYDEYLLLYLDKFLQKNQADNLFIVLHMIGSHWNFDERYPEKFKNFTPTCESSSPASCAHEQLLNSYHNTIFYSDWVLSKIIERFENKNAFLMYASDHGFSLFEKHYFGNAYEGKDDLKEQYDIAMFAWGSNKYIKKNSNAFKAIKSQNKVSHDYLFHSLLGCSNVESKVIEQNLNLCYKRNNDVKSK